A region from the Mesorhizobium sp. J8 genome encodes:
- a CDS encoding MaoC family dehydratase: MTVHVMKDGWVGVIKGRPKVGAYAERSRRTQPQDIDAFAEMTGDRNPLHYDKALAEASVFGKLIVQGGVTSGILNAVVAEDLPGPGSVFLEVSWRFVKAVGVGELITGRVEVKEVRADKPITKLETSVRNEAGELCLTGTATVFTVPLAKG; the protein is encoded by the coding sequence ATGACTGTGCATGTGATGAAGGACGGCTGGGTCGGCGTCATCAAAGGGCGGCCAAAGGTGGGCGCCTATGCCGAACGCTCGCGGCGCACGCAGCCTCAGGATATAGACGCCTTCGCCGAGATGACCGGCGACCGCAACCCGCTGCATTACGACAAGGCGCTGGCCGAGGCCTCGGTGTTCGGCAAGCTCATCGTGCAGGGCGGCGTCACCTCCGGCATCTTGAACGCGGTGGTGGCGGAGGACCTGCCCGGCCCCGGCTCGGTGTTCCTCGAAGTGTCGTGGAGATTCGTCAAGGCAGTCGGCGTCGGCGAACTGATCACCGGCCGCGTCGAGGTCAAGGAGGTGCGGGCCGACAAGCCGATCACCAAGCTGGAGACATCGGTGCGCAATGAAGCCGGCGAACTTTGCCTCACCGGCACCGCGACGGTGTTCACCGTGCCTTTGGCCAAGGGCTGA
- a CDS encoding DUF1127 domain-containing protein: MTSLERTANETSRSGGGPIDFAIRALRLFYRAMRMRSDRAAMQAMPDYLLKDMGIARSEIDHYTSMRYAASDTDRMDIGNVR; encoded by the coding sequence CGCGAATGAAACCAGCCGATCGGGCGGCGGCCCGATCGACTTTGCCATCCGCGCCCTCAGGCTTTTCTACCGCGCGATGAGGATGCGCAGCGACCGCGCCGCCATGCAGGCCATGCCCGATTACCTGCTCAAGGACATGGGTATCGCCCGTTCGGAAATCGACCATTACACCTCGATGCGCTACGCGGCGTCCGACACCGACCGGATGGATATCGGCAACGTCAGATGA
- a CDS encoding NAD(P)/FAD-dependent oxidoreductase, which yields MTTNAISLMASPRRGHYDAIVVGARCAGAATAMLLARAGLKVLAIDRKPYGSDTLSTHALMRPAVMQLWRWGLLEPLLKAGTPLIETTTFHYGDNEITIPLAPGSELPGLIAPRRTVLDRILVDAARKAGAEILHEVAVGDLFADTRGRVRGIEIRAAGRAAVRVGADIVVGADGIGSLVAKCVDAQPLRRGVVSAAHVYGYAPVEPGAGYHWYFRDGIAGSFIPTNDGLACIVASVPTGLFDQRFRLGHARARMDVLEALSPVLAAQAAQAPKDARLQAFRGVPGYIRQAHGPGWALVGDAGFFRDPITSHGISDALRDAESLERAILDGSEAAFAVWQRQRDMIANQILDTTDAVAGFDWTLDDIGERHRRFSAVLKAEVQALAGQPMPTRRAHSPASRSRTHRAPANQDEPPASVGQTLNRNRTGARR from the coding sequence ATGACAACCAATGCCATTTCCCTTATGGCCTCCCCCAGGCGCGGCCATTACGACGCCATTGTCGTCGGCGCGCGCTGCGCGGGGGCGGCGACCGCGATGCTGCTTGCCCGCGCGGGCCTCAAGGTGCTTGCGATCGACCGAAAGCCCTATGGCTCCGATACGCTGTCGACGCATGCGCTGATGCGGCCAGCGGTGATGCAATTGTGGCGCTGGGGCCTGCTCGAGCCGCTGCTCAAGGCCGGCACGCCGCTGATCGAGACGACGACCTTCCACTACGGCGACAACGAGATCACCATCCCGCTCGCCCCCGGCTCGGAGCTTCCCGGCCTGATCGCGCCGCGGCGCACCGTGCTCGACCGCATCCTGGTCGACGCGGCGCGCAAGGCCGGCGCGGAGATCCTGCACGAAGTGGCCGTCGGCGATCTCTTCGCCGACACGCGCGGCCGGGTGCGCGGCATCGAGATCCGCGCCGCCGGCCGTGCCGCCGTGCGGGTCGGCGCCGATATCGTGGTCGGCGCCGACGGCATCGGCTCGCTGGTGGCAAAATGCGTCGACGCACAGCCCTTGCGACGCGGCGTGGTGTCGGCCGCCCATGTCTATGGCTATGCGCCGGTTGAGCCCGGCGCCGGCTATCACTGGTATTTCCGCGACGGGATCGCGGGCTCCTTCATCCCGACCAATGACGGCCTCGCCTGCATCGTCGCCTCGGTGCCGACGGGCCTGTTCGACCAGCGCTTCCGTCTCGGCCATGCCCGGGCCCGCATGGACGTGCTCGAAGCGCTATCGCCGGTGCTGGCCGCACAAGCGGCCCAGGCGCCAAAGGACGCCCGCCTGCAGGCCTTCCGGGGCGTGCCGGGTTATATCCGCCAGGCGCACGGTCCCGGCTGGGCGCTGGTGGGTGACGCGGGTTTCTTCCGCGACCCGATCACCTCGCACGGCATTTCCGATGCGCTGCGCGATGCCGAGAGCCTGGAGCGCGCCATCCTCGACGGTTCGGAGGCGGCATTCGCGGTCTGGCAGCGGCAGCGCGACATGATCGCCAACCAGATCCTCGACACCACGGACGCCGTCGCCGGCTTCGACTGGACGCTCGACGATATCGGCGAGCGGCATCGCCGCTTCAGCGCCGTCCTCAAGGCCGAAGTGCAGGCGCTGGCCGGGCAACCCATGCCGACCCGCCGTGCCCACTCCCCGGCATCGCGGTCGAGAACCCACCGGGCGCCGGCCAATCAGGACGAGCCGCCGGCCTCGGTCGGCCAGACCCTCAATCGCAACCGAACCGGAGCAAGACGATGA
- a CDS encoding alpha/beta hydrolase — protein sequence MLQLRVLGDFQVTRDGKPLDLPPSRKTRALLAYLAVTGRQHQRERLCEIFWDIPDDPRGALRWSLSKIRQVLDGGESSLVADRNAVTLNLDTDYARLAPLVKADLSSRPTEELEAVLASMRGGFLADLSLERCFEYESWRQAIASEVEIVELGILRELVERLADQPRRALPLAQRLRRLVPDDASLAAEIQALEGQVRSAAAQATSRAPRSGAARPAQGPSKPAASAQDPGRAVQFCRALDGTRLAYASTGGGPAILRAAHWMSHLTFDWDSPIWRHWMRELSRHNRLVRYDQRCNGLSQRHVVDISFETMVSDLECVVEAAGLDRFTLLGLSQSCAVSIAYAIRHPEKVSAMILYGGYVKGWRARGDAGEIAMREAAATLMRENWGKPNPMFRQAFCSMFIPGATHEHFAWMDDLMLRTVSPDDAWRLQSASSVIDVSDLLEKVRVPTLVLHARDDNVAPVESGRTMAAGIPGARFIELESQNHILLEGEPAFEEFIDHVRAFIAETAGA from the coding sequence ATGCTTCAACTGCGCGTGCTTGGCGATTTCCAGGTGACGCGCGACGGCAAGCCGCTCGACTTGCCGCCGTCGCGCAAGACGCGAGCGCTGCTCGCCTACCTCGCCGTCACCGGCAGGCAGCACCAGCGCGAGCGGTTGTGCGAGATATTTTGGGACATCCCCGACGATCCGCGCGGCGCCTTGCGCTGGAGCCTCTCCAAGATCCGCCAGGTGCTGGACGGCGGCGAATCCTCGCTTGTCGCCGATCGCAACGCCGTGACGCTCAACCTCGACACGGACTATGCGCGGCTGGCGCCACTGGTGAAGGCCGACCTGTCGTCCCGCCCGACCGAGGAGCTCGAAGCCGTCCTTGCCTCGATGCGCGGCGGCTTTCTCGCCGATCTCTCGCTCGAACGATGCTTCGAATACGAGTCCTGGCGGCAGGCGATCGCCAGCGAAGTGGAGATCGTCGAACTCGGCATCCTGCGCGAGCTGGTCGAGCGCCTGGCGGATCAGCCCCGGCGGGCGCTGCCGCTTGCGCAGCGCCTGCGCCGCCTCGTTCCCGACGACGCCAGCCTCGCCGCCGAGATCCAGGCGCTGGAGGGCCAGGTCCGGTCTGCCGCCGCTCAAGCCACGAGCCGCGCGCCCCGGTCCGGCGCCGCGCGACCGGCGCAGGGACCGTCGAAACCGGCGGCGTCGGCGCAGGATCCCGGCCGCGCCGTGCAATTCTGCCGGGCTCTCGACGGCACCAGGCTCGCCTATGCCAGCACCGGCGGCGGCCCGGCGATCCTGCGCGCTGCCCACTGGATGTCGCATCTCACCTTCGACTGGGACAGCCCGATCTGGCGGCACTGGATGCGGGAACTGTCGCGCCATAACCGGCTGGTGCGCTATGACCAGCGCTGCAACGGCCTGTCGCAGCGGCACGTCGTCGACATCTCGTTCGAGACGATGGTGTCGGACCTCGAATGCGTTGTCGAGGCGGCAGGGCTCGACCGCTTCACCTTGCTCGGCCTGTCGCAGAGCTGCGCAGTTTCGATCGCCTATGCCATCCGCCACCCCGAGAAAGTGTCGGCCATGATCCTCTATGGCGGCTACGTCAAAGGCTGGCGGGCGCGCGGCGACGCCGGCGAGATCGCGATGCGCGAGGCCGCCGCGACCCTGATGCGCGAGAACTGGGGCAAGCCGAACCCGATGTTCCGTCAGGCCTTCTGCTCGATGTTCATCCCCGGCGCCACGCACGAGCATTTCGCCTGGATGGATGATCTGATGCTGCGCACCGTCTCGCCCGATGATGCCTGGCGGCTGCAGAGCGCCTCTTCGGTGATCGATGTCAGCGACTTGCTGGAGAAGGTGCGCGTGCCGACGCTGGTGCTGCACGCGCGGGACGATAACGTGGCGCCGGTGGAGTCGGGCCGCACGATGGCCGCCGGCATTCCGGGCGCCCGCTTCATCGAGCTCGAAAGCCAGAACCACATCCTGCTCGAAGGCGAGCCCGCCTTCGAGGAGTTCATCGACCACGTCCGTGCCTTCATCGCCGAGACGGCGGGCGCGTGA
- a CDS encoding OsmC family protein yields the protein MQPNTKPARLPLNGVDTPNLMATINFVAGQPELAKFQFRAHNEWIEGTHSKTVMNGFFGAGNEQKHEKPHYADADHPAILCGADNAPTPVEWLLHGLAGCLMAGVANIAAARGIKLSKVKCSVDGDIDLRGILGISDEVRNGFQNIQVSFEIEGDAPAEKLKQLVEQSRARSAVFDVLTKGVPVTVGIKTIQ from the coding sequence ATGCAACCCAACACCAAACCTGCACGGCTTCCGCTCAATGGCGTCGACACGCCGAACCTGATGGCGACGATCAATTTCGTCGCCGGGCAGCCGGAACTGGCGAAGTTCCAGTTCCGCGCCCACAATGAGTGGATCGAGGGCACGCACAGCAAGACTGTCATGAATGGCTTCTTCGGCGCGGGCAACGAGCAGAAGCACGAGAAGCCGCATTATGCCGATGCCGACCACCCGGCGATCCTGTGCGGCGCCGACAATGCGCCGACCCCGGTCGAGTGGCTGCTGCACGGGCTGGCGGGCTGCCTGATGGCGGGCGTCGCCAATATCGCCGCCGCGCGCGGCATCAAGCTCAGCAAGGTGAAGTGCTCGGTTGACGGCGACATCGACCTGCGCGGCATCCTCGGCATTTCCGACGAGGTCCGCAACGGCTTCCAGAACATCCAAGTGTCGTTCGAGATCGAAGGCGATGCGCCGGCCGAGAAGCTCAAGCAACTGGTCGAGCAGTCGCGCGCCCGTTCGGCGGTCTTCGACGTGCTGACCAAGGGGGTGCCGGTCACCGTCGGCATCAAGACCATCCAGTAA
- a CDS encoding DMT family transporter — translation MQAIPIAHPAEQPAAISIPSLGGYPTALLCWLLSAGVYIAAKWVAPEMPPWGLCFWRLLLACAILLPIVHRHHSAMLTLLKSRPFEIIAVGAIGLTFCQGMIYHGLNDTDATTAGIIMAMSPIMTMVLARLVLGEPLGLWKALGAVAALAGMLVIVAHGKLDALVQLRFNLGELWIVGSAFCWALYTVLLRRSKFGLELLPLVVLLLGAGALVALPFHLWEIVNDERSTLNAHGLLALAYLAGPGGALMYYLYNKSVETLGASRASMLLYLQTLFVAILAYLLLGESLHDYDLGGAAFIVVGVVLATAIKPRALPSRT, via the coding sequence ATGCAGGCGATACCGATAGCGCATCCGGCGGAGCAACCTGCCGCGATCTCGATACCTTCGCTAGGCGGTTATCCGACCGCCCTCTTGTGCTGGCTGCTTTCGGCCGGCGTCTATATCGCGGCCAAATGGGTGGCGCCGGAAATGCCGCCCTGGGGGTTGTGCTTCTGGCGGCTCCTGCTGGCCTGCGCCATCCTGTTGCCGATCGTGCACCGCCATCACAGCGCCATGCTGACGCTCCTCAAATCCCGGCCTTTTGAGATCATCGCCGTCGGCGCGATCGGCCTGACGTTTTGCCAGGGCATGATCTACCATGGCTTGAACGACACCGACGCGACCACGGCCGGCATCATCATGGCGATGTCGCCGATCATGACGATGGTGCTCGCGCGCCTCGTGCTCGGCGAGCCGCTCGGCCTGTGGAAGGCGCTCGGCGCGGTTGCGGCACTGGCCGGCATGCTGGTGATCGTCGCCCATGGCAAGCTGGACGCGCTGGTGCAACTGCGCTTCAATCTCGGCGAGTTGTGGATCGTCGGCAGCGCCTTCTGCTGGGCGCTCTACACGGTGCTGCTGCGCCGTTCCAAATTCGGCCTCGAACTCCTGCCGCTGGTCGTGCTCCTGCTCGGCGCAGGCGCGCTGGTGGCACTGCCGTTCCATCTCTGGGAAATCGTCAACGACGAGCGCTCGACCCTCAATGCCCACGGCCTGCTGGCGCTCGCTTACCTGGCCGGCCCCGGCGGCGCGCTGATGTATTATCTCTACAACAAAAGCGTCGAGACGCTGGGCGCCAGCCGGGCAAGCATGCTGCTCTACCTGCAGACCTTGTTCGTCGCCATTCTCGCCTATCTCCTGCTCGGCGAGAGCCTGCACGACTACGATCTCGGCGGCGCGGCGTTCATTGTGGTCGGGGTCGTGCTGGCGACAGCAATCAAGCCGCGAGCGCTTCCGTCAAGAACGTGA
- a CDS encoding flavin-containing monooxygenase, translating to MRRADVVIIGAGQAGLALSHCLGQAGIDHAVLERGRIGERWRSQSWRSLRLLTPNWLNALPGSPYKGGDPDGFMSKAAFVESLERYAWHWHAPVETNVEVLAAKRTSDGFALRTGAGDWSARAVVVATGHCDRPVIPFSRETLREPLSIHASDYRSPGELPGGGVLVVGASSSGVQIADELARAGRRVVLSVGKHTRLPRTWRGQDIFFWLCAMGLMAQRLEDLANPEGARSQPSLQLAGRPDRADVDLATLQALGVELTGRVQGASDRAIAFAGDLGQHIAAADAKQTRLLDQIDRFAGATTPYRPERVALPSAASERLSLTDGSIRTIIWATGYARSFGWLEPLALGANGELAHQGGITSVPGLYALGFRFLRKRDSNFIGGVGADAEAIAAEISRHLDRNGRKAA from the coding sequence ATGAGACGCGCGGACGTCGTCATCATCGGCGCGGGCCAGGCCGGCCTTGCACTCAGCCATTGCCTGGGCCAGGCCGGCATCGACCATGCCGTGCTGGAGCGCGGCCGCATCGGCGAGCGCTGGCGCTCGCAGAGCTGGCGTTCGCTTCGACTGCTCACGCCGAACTGGCTGAATGCGCTCCCCGGCTCGCCCTATAAGGGCGGCGACCCCGACGGCTTCATGAGCAAAGCGGCTTTCGTGGAAAGCCTGGAGCGCTACGCCTGGCATTGGCATGCGCCCGTCGAGACCAATGTCGAGGTTCTCGCCGCCAAGCGGACCAGCGACGGCTTCGCCTTGCGCACCGGCGCCGGCGACTGGTCGGCACGCGCGGTCGTCGTCGCGACGGGACATTGCGACCGGCCGGTCATCCCTTTTTCGAGAGAGACGCTTCGCGAACCGCTCAGCATCCACGCTTCGGACTATCGCTCGCCTGGCGAGCTGCCGGGTGGCGGCGTGCTGGTCGTCGGCGCCTCGTCCTCCGGCGTGCAGATCGCCGACGAGCTCGCCCGCGCCGGGCGGCGCGTGGTGCTTTCGGTCGGCAAGCATACTCGCCTGCCCAGGACATGGCGCGGCCAGGATATCTTCTTCTGGCTCTGCGCAATGGGCCTGATGGCGCAGCGCCTGGAAGACCTGGCCAATCCCGAAGGCGCCCGGAGCCAGCCATCGCTGCAGCTCGCGGGCCGACCGGACAGGGCCGATGTCGATCTCGCCACGCTGCAGGCGCTCGGCGTGGAGTTGACCGGGCGGGTGCAGGGCGCCAGCGACCGCGCGATAGCCTTCGCCGGCGATCTCGGCCAGCACATCGCGGCGGCCGATGCGAAGCAGACGCGCCTGCTCGACCAAATCGACCGCTTCGCCGGCGCCACGACACCATACCGGCCCGAGCGAGTGGCGCTGCCATCGGCCGCGAGCGAGCGGCTGTCGCTGACCGACGGATCGATCCGCACCATCATCTGGGCGACAGGTTATGCGCGCTCGTTCGGCTGGCTGGAGCCGTTGGCGCTCGGCGCCAATGGCGAGCTTGCGCATCAGGGCGGCATCACCAGCGTGCCCGGCCTCTATGCGCTCGGCTTCCGCTTCCTGCGCAAGCGCGACTCCAACTTCATCGGCGGCGTCGGCGCGGATGCCGAGGCGATCGCCGCGGAAATCTCCCGTCATCTCGATCGTAACGGCCGCAAGGCGGCCTGA